Below is a window of Enterobacter kobei DNA.
GACGTGTTTATTCCTACTGATGACATGACCGGGGCAACAACGGGAACATGACAGCACGAAGCTTATACCTTTGAAAAAGAAATTGACTCGTCCACTCTCTTTTTATACCGCGCGTTAACAACAGGACACACCTTAGCAAAAGCAGAATTTAAATATTACCGGATCAACTATAACGGCATTGAAGAATAATATTTCAATGTTCAGCTTGAAAATGTGAAGGTATGCCACGTCGTGCCCGTCATGTTTGATACAAAAATTCCGCATTTTGAAAAGCACGGGCATATTGAGCATGTAGGCCTGCGCTATGAAAAAGTCATCTGGAATTATGTCGACGGAAATATCCGGCACGCAGACAGCTGGAAAGAACGACAAACCGCATAAGGAGATCGTATGGCAAGCTGGACGTATAAACAGAGTACCGGCGAATTGTTCAAGGATGGTAAGTTAATTGAAACTGGCTATTCCGGTTCACTCACCAACAAAAATAATCCTGACCGTGAGCATGTACGTGGTATGGGGCCTATTCCTCGCGGCACCTGGAAAATTGGCCGCACCGGAACCAGCAAGGGACCGCTTACAATCACTTTGCTCCATGTCAGTGGGAATGCCTATAACCGGGATATGCGAACTTTCCGGATACACGGTGATAAACGTGTTGGCATAGCGGGATTCGCATCTGAGGGTTGCATTATTATGAGCAACTCAACACGTCTGCTGGTGAGCAAAGACACTGGCTCGGTACTGGAGGTTGTGCGATGACTAAGGCTGGACTCTTGTCCATTATACTATTTCCGGTTATGAGTTTTGCCGCAAATCAGCCTGGTAGCGAATGTGCGGCCCCCGGACATTTTATTGAGGGAATGTTGCTCACGCGCATCAAAAATGACCTTGGGGTAGATCTCACCTCTATCCAGTACGATAAAACTACTGTGAACATACTGAACATTGCACCCGTTTCGAAATTTTTTGCCCGGAAAATGGCGCTTGCCGATAGCCAGACTCATCTGGAAATACCGGAAAATATCAGGCTGACAGAGAACGACTACTACAGTATTTATCACGATAAACATGTGCTAGCGGTAACGGCGAAGTATACTTTTACCGATAAAAATAATAAGCAGAGTGCATTCATATCATCGGCACTCGTCAATGATGACGAATGCTCGGTGCGGTATAACGGCTATGTGACCCTTTCGCGCGAGTTTTAATGACAAAGCCCGCACTTTTCACGGCGGGCTTTCTATCAGTATCTTGCTACTTCTCTTCTGCTATACAATCTCAACGTCACCCCCTGGCTTCATAATTTTGTAACTTCCCCGCTGCGCGGGTTCTCTATCGCCACATTGAGATCGGAAATCACCACGCACAGGGTCTCAATCATCTGGCCCAGACGGCGCATGTTTTCGGCGGCGATCTCAGCTGGCTGCTGCGGGTCAATCCAGCCCATCATATTACCTGTCGCCTCCAGCCCCAGAAGAAGGCTTTCGCGCGCGGTGCGCGCCGTTACCTCATCAGCAAGTAAGCTTTTCACCGATCGCTCCCCCGCCGGATGTACGGCTGTTTCAGATAATCGGTCAGCAAAATAACCAGATCGTGAAGCAGACCGGTTAACGTCACCGTCACGGCGTCTGGCAGGGTACGACTTAACAGCGCCAGCGTTAAGCCCTGCGCGTACTCCAGCAGCGCAGACGAATCAGACCAGCAATCCGGGACGCAGGGCGCGGGCGGCTCGTCGCTGGTCAGATGCGTCAGCAGGTGCGCGGGTAAATCCTCGTCGCAGAGTTGCTGCAACGCAGACAGGGCCTGAGAAAGACGGCCGCACAGCGCCAGGCTCTCGGTGGTGTTGTCTGACTCAACCAGTCTGATGACAAAGTCAGAACAGAGATCGGCCACCTGAAACAGGTCGGCAGTGGCGGGAAGCGGTATGGTCAGAAGATCATTGATGACCGGACAGAAATCATACGGATGTGACGGGGTGAGGGTCGTAGCCATTTGGCAGTCTCCTTGTACTGGTTTAAGGAGTCACCGCCTGAGTTCCTACGCTCATGATGGCGGTGACGCTGGCAGGGGTAGGAATACCGGCGTACAAGGTTACCGGCCAGCCCGAAAGCTGCCCTACCAGCGCCACCATTGTAAGTGTGTGCGCTGGCCCGACACAAAAAAAGACGCTTTCGGCGTCTGTGTCGCCCTGTACCTTTGAAACGGGTTCCTACGCCCGGTTACGGATGTTGCCGCAACGGCGCTACTCTAGATCCAGGCTGGTAAGCAGGCAAGCGATTTTTTTGCGGTGGGGTGAGCATAAGGGCAGGGCAGATAAATTTCAGGCATAAAAAAACCAGCCTTAAAAGGCTGGTTTTTCTGAGGTTTCTTGGTCGGCACGAGAGGATTTGAACCTCCGACCCCCGACACCCCATGACGGTGCGCTACCAGGCTGCGCTACGTGCCGAACTGTGGCGATAATAGTACCCGTTTTGCGGCTGATTGCAAGCCGGGCAACGCTGAGTGATTTATAATTAATCAATCAGTTAGCGATAAACCTTTTTTCATCCGTCAGCACCTGAAGCAACAAGCTCAGCTGCGGTTTCTGGTCACGGATCTTCTCGCCGTGCAGGTTATAGGTTTCATACGTGCCGTTATGATCCAGTACCAGCGTCATCGTTGCCGTGGTGACCGCGAGCCGCGTGGCGTCCGCTGCCGTTACCCAGTTATGGCGACGGGGGGCGGTGAACAGATCCTGTCCCTGCGAGTATTCGTTCGCTGGCGTCGTCACCTGTAAAAGCCGTTGCATCAGCGTGGTCATCACATCTTTATGATCGGTCAGCAGGTTGATGCGCTGCGCAGGCGTGCCCGGCCAGTGGATCACCAGCGGTACATGCAGATTCGCACGCGACCAGTCAAAGGTCTGCTCGGCTTTATCTACCGGCTGGCCGTGGCCGGCAGTGATAATCACCACCGTATTGTCCAGCTTACCGGCGTCGCGCAGGGCGTTCAGCACGCGCTCAATCTGGGCATCCACATCACCGGCGGCGCGGGCATAACGGCGGGCAAAGCTCTGCTGTTGCGTCTCATCCAGCGTCGTACCGTTGAGTGCTACCCAGGAGAACCAGCGGTTGTCTTCGGCGGCATAGCGGCCCAGCCAGTCGATCCACTGATCGGCGGTCTGTTTGTCTGACTGTGTTTTCGCAGGCGGCAGCGAGAAGTCCGACAACAAGGCCTGACGATACAGCGCGCTACTGAAGCCATCGGAGGAGAACAGGCCGAGCTGATAACCCTGCTGATTCAGCGCGGTGATCAGCGCCGCAGGCGTACGCGAAGAGAGCACACCATCCATATAAGCAGGCG
It encodes the following:
- a CDS encoding tlde1 domain-containing protein — translated: MASWTYKQSTGELFKDGKLIETGYSGSLTNKNNPDREHVRGMGPIPRGTWKIGRTGTSKGPLTITLLHVSGNAYNRDMRTFRIHGDKRVGIAGFASEGCIIMSNSTRLLVSKDTGSVLEVVR
- a CDS encoding Shiga toxin A subunit, which translates into the protein MTKAGLLSIILFPVMSFAANQPGSECAAPGHFIEGMLLTRIKNDLGVDLTSIQYDKTTVNILNIAPVSKFFARKMALADSQTHLEIPENIRLTENDYYSIYHDKHVLAVTAKYTFTDKNNKQSAFISSALVNDDECSVRYNGYVTLSREF
- a CDS encoding ash family protein, which codes for MVALVGQLSGWPVTLYAGIPTPASVTAIMSVGTQAVTP